One part of the Anopheles coustani chromosome 2, idAnoCousDA_361_x.2, whole genome shotgun sequence genome encodes these proteins:
- the LOC131264635 gene encoding putative nuclease HARBI1, translating into MNILPLILATENNPVDLVQGVGTDFTIPMGQSTFSEMFDETLKVMEKELSRFITLEMTEEEKTSARTFFYERSEIPGVVMSVDGSHIRILAPTEDRVSYFNRKGFYSLNVLMICDHRKRIRFVDARFKGSNHDSCIFSISPAYAYFEQKWRSGDRMFKLLGDSAYPAKPWQGNAAANTPEATFNQRHAKARSVIENAFGVLKGKFRCLLGERLLRYAPPKCVHIINVCCALHNLCIMYNGAEEEQYEE; encoded by the exons ATGAATATTCTGCCACTAATTCTCGCCACGGAAAACAATCCAGTGGATTTGGTG CAAGGTGTTGGCACTGATTTTACCATACCAATGGGGCAGTCTACTTTCTCGGAAATGTTCGACGAGACATTGAAAGTTATGGAGAAGGAATTATCTCGGTTCATTACGTTAGAAATgaccgaagaagaaaaaactagTGCGAGAACATTCTTTTATGAAAGATCCGAAATCCCGGGTGTAGTGATGAGCGTCGACGGCTCGCATATACGTATTCTAGCCCCAACAGAGGATCGAGTCTCGTACTTCAACCGGAAAGGCTTTTATAGCTTAAATGTGTTGATG ATATGCGACCATCGAAAA CGAATAAGATTCGTAGATGCCAGATTTAAAGGATCAAACCACGATTCTTGCATCTTCAGCATAAGTCCTGCTTATGCATATTTTGAGCAAAAGTGGCGGAGTGGGGACAGAATGTTTAAATTActag GTGACTCTGCGTATCCTGCCAAGCCATGGCAGGGAAATGCTGCCGCAAATACACCTGAggcaacattcaatcaaagGCATGCCAAAGCGCGTTCAGTTATAGAAAACGCATTCGGTGTTCTCAAAGGGAAATTTAGATGCCTTCTTGGCGAACGCCTTCTCAGATATGCACCCCCAAAATGTGTGCATATTATAAACGTTTGTTGTGCCTTGCACAATCTGTGTATAATGTACAATGGAGCAGAAGAAGAGCAGTATGAGGAATAA